From a region of the Rhizophagus irregularis chromosome 3, complete sequence genome:
- a CDS encoding Histone deacetylase 1, with translation MTAEPKKRINYFYDHALGIFTHGTNHPMKPFRVRMTHNLVMNYGLCKKMEIFRPKPSTIDELTQFHTDDYINFLGKVTPSNMETCIKDCTRFNVGDDCPAFDGLLEYCRRATGGSLEGAARLNQGLCDIAVNWAGGLHHAKKQEASGFCYVNDIVVAILELLRYHKRVLYIDIDIHHGDGVEEAFYTTDRVMTLSFHNFGEYFPGTGDIHDIGIGKGKYYSVNFPLREGVDDMTYKSVFEPVVSHVVEWYKPSVIVLQCGADSLSGDRLGCFNLSSKGHADCIRFVKKFNIPMLVLGGGGYTIRNVSRAWAYETAVIIGQEIGPELPSNNSDNDYFGPEYTLDVHPSNMENKNTREYLEKIMITIFENLDRSRHAPSVQIQEIPGKNIASDEIHEEEDDPDKRISQQHCDKHIVPDNEYEDSSDEESIYNSIIPAEYGPSKYVRSYRHKIIKNRSQKNLLRRLDSTVKYSDIIYPQNNNNGQFSMEVIDEVIMVEANSSKTDGIVATYPVHDKVYSLKPRRNGSIRSYYGQS, from the exons GTACAAATCATCCTATGAAACCCTTCAGGGTGAGGATGACCCATAATCTAGTGATGAATTATGGATTGTGCAAGAAGATGGAAATTTTT AGACCAAAACCAAGCACAATCGATGAATTAACACAATTTCATACAGATGATTACATAAATTTCCTGGGTAAAGTTACTCCATCGAATATGGAAACTTGTATAAAAGATTGTACAAGAT ttaaTGTTGGTGATGATTGTCCGGCTTTTGATGGGTTACTCGAATATTGTAGGCGAGCTACTGGAGGTTCTCTTG AAGGTGCGGCTAGACTAAACCAGGGATTATGTGATATAGCCGTAAATTGGGCTGGGGGCTTACATCATGCCAAAAAACAGGAGGCAAGCGGATTTTGTTATGTGAATGATATAGTGGTTGcaatattagaattattaag ATACCATAAGCGCGTACTTTACATCGATATCGATATTCATCATGGAGACGGTGTGGAAGAAGCTTTTTATACAACAGATCGAGTTATGACATTGAGCTTCCACAATTTTGGTGAATATTTTCCAGGAACGGGAGATATACAT GACATTGGTATTGGAAAAGGTAAATATTATTCAGTAAATTTTCCATTGAGAGAGGGTGTCGATGACATGACTTATAAAAGTGTGTTTGAACCg gtTGTTTCACATGTGGTCGAATGGTATAAACCCTCAGTAATTGTTTTACAATGCGGCGCTGATTCATTAAGCGGGGATCGGCTTGgttgttttaatttatcatctaAAG GTCATGCAGATTGCATTCGgttcgttaaaaaatttaatataccgATGTTGGTGTTGGGTGGAGGTGGATATACCATACGAAATGTTTCAAGGGCATGGGCGTACGAAACTGCAGTTATTATTGGGCAAGAAATAGGCCCAG AATTACCATCGAATAATAGTGATAATGACTATTTTGGCCCTGAATACACCTTGGATGTTCATCCTAGCaatatggaaaataaaaaCACGAGAGAATACTTAGAAAAAATCAT gatcacaatttttgaaaatttggaCCGATCACGGCACGCACCGAGTGTCCAAATACAAG aaataccGGGAAAAAATATTGCATCTGATGAAATTCACGAAGAGGAAGACGATCCTGATAAGCGAATATCAC AACAACATTGCGATAAACACATCGTGCCGGATAATGAGTACGAAGATTCATCTGATGAAGAAAGTATTTATAATTCCATCATTCCTGCTGAATACGGTCCTTCAAAATATGTAAGATCCTACCGTcacaaaataatcaaaaatcgCTCACAAAAAAACTTATTGCGTAGACTAGATTCTACAGTAAAATACTCTGATATAATATATCCtcaaaataacaataatggACAATTTTCGATGGAAGTAATAGATGAAGTGATTATGGTTGAAGCTAATAGCTCGAAAACGGACGGAATTGTGGCAACATATCCCGTTCACGATAAAGTCTATTCGTTGAAGCCAAGGAGGAATGGAAGTATAAGAAGTTATTATGGTCAA tCATAA
- a CDS encoding Histone deacetylase 1 variant 2, producing MTAEPKKRINYFYDHALGIFTHGTNHPMKPFRVRMTHNLVMNYGLCKKMEIFRPKPSTIDELTQFHTDDYINFLGKVTPSNMETCIKDCTRFNVGDDCPAFDGLLEYCRRATGGSLEGAARLNQGLCDIAVNWAGGLHHAKKQEASGFCYVNDIVVAILELLRYHKRVLYIDIDIHHGDGVEEAFYTTDRVMTLSFHNFGEYFPGTGDIHDIGIGKGKYYSVNFPLREGVDDMTYKSVFEPVVSHVVEWYKPSVIVLQCGADSLSGDRLGCFNLSSKGHADCIRFVKKFNIPMLVLGGGGYTIRNVSRAWAYETAVIIGQEIGPELPSNNSDNDYFGPEYTLDVHPSNMENKNTREYLEKIMITIFENLDRSRHAPSVQIQEIPGKNIASDEIHEEEDDPDKRISQQHCDKHIVPDNEYEDSSDEESIYNSIIPAEYGPSKYVRSYRHKIIKNRSQKNLLRRLDSTVKYSDIIYPQNNNNGQFSMEVIDEVIMVEANSSKTDGIVATYPVHDKVYSLKPRRNGSIRSYYGQVGSSKWTVT from the exons GTACAAATCATCCTATGAAACCCTTCAGGGTGAGGATGACCCATAATCTAGTGATGAATTATGGATTGTGCAAGAAGATGGAAATTTTT AGACCAAAACCAAGCACAATCGATGAATTAACACAATTTCATACAGATGATTACATAAATTTCCTGGGTAAAGTTACTCCATCGAATATGGAAACTTGTATAAAAGATTGTACAAGAT ttaaTGTTGGTGATGATTGTCCGGCTTTTGATGGGTTACTCGAATATTGTAGGCGAGCTACTGGAGGTTCTCTTG AAGGTGCGGCTAGACTAAACCAGGGATTATGTGATATAGCCGTAAATTGGGCTGGGGGCTTACATCATGCCAAAAAACAGGAGGCAAGCGGATTTTGTTATGTGAATGATATAGTGGTTGcaatattagaattattaag ATACCATAAGCGCGTACTTTACATCGATATCGATATTCATCATGGAGACGGTGTGGAAGAAGCTTTTTATACAACAGATCGAGTTATGACATTGAGCTTCCACAATTTTGGTGAATATTTTCCAGGAACGGGAGATATACAT GACATTGGTATTGGAAAAGGTAAATATTATTCAGTAAATTTTCCATTGAGAGAGGGTGTCGATGACATGACTTATAAAAGTGTGTTTGAACCg gtTGTTTCACATGTGGTCGAATGGTATAAACCCTCAGTAATTGTTTTACAATGCGGCGCTGATTCATTAAGCGGGGATCGGCTTGgttgttttaatttatcatctaAAG GTCATGCAGATTGCATTCGgttcgttaaaaaatttaatataccgATGTTGGTGTTGGGTGGAGGTGGATATACCATACGAAATGTTTCAAGGGCATGGGCGTACGAAACTGCAGTTATTATTGGGCAAGAAATAGGCCCAG AATTACCATCGAATAATAGTGATAATGACTATTTTGGCCCTGAATACACCTTGGATGTTCATCCTAGCaatatggaaaataaaaaCACGAGAGAATACTTAGAAAAAATCAT gatcacaatttttgaaaatttggaCCGATCACGGCACGCACCGAGTGTCCAAATACAAG aaataccGGGAAAAAATATTGCATCTGATGAAATTCACGAAGAGGAAGACGATCCTGATAAGCGAATATCAC AACAACATTGCGATAAACACATCGTGCCGGATAATGAGTACGAAGATTCATCTGATGAAGAAAGTATTTATAATTCCATCATTCCTGCTGAATACGGTCCTTCAAAATATGTAAGATCCTACCGTcacaaaataatcaaaaatcgCTCACAAAAAAACTTATTGCGTAGACTAGATTCTACAGTAAAATACTCTGATATAATATATCCtcaaaataacaataatggACAATTTTCGATGGAAGTAATAGATGAAGTGATTATGGTTGAAGCTAATAGCTCGAAAACGGACGGAATTGTGGCAACATATCCCGTTCACGATAAAGTCTATTCGTTGAAGCCAAGGAGGAATGGAAGTATAAGAAGTTATTATGGTCAAGTAGGTTCAAGTAAATGGACAGTGACATag